CTGGGTTGTCTAACAGAATAGTGATCACTTCAATGTACtccatgaatgaaaaatgaattatttaataCTGTTATCATTTCTGTTCTTAACTACACTTCATATGTAAATAATGTATTGTGGAAATGACATTGAACAGTAGAGGaaataattgaaaattgaaGATCTGAATTatctaacaaaataataaaagttccattttttttaatgcactaTGATGTAGTGACCAGAATTGAGTAGATGAAATCCTTCCAAACAATCACAACAGACGGCAGTAAACAAAGTCAGTTTCTTCATCGTTCAACCTGCAATTGAGTATAAACACCCCCTTGCTGCATGTTAAAATCAATCTAATAAATTGCTTCAAAATACACATTATTATTGGTGATTGCAGTCTTTCAATCACTACCACATACCTGTGCAGCAGGCagcaatatgtttttttttttattattattttcttgtcaGTAATAAGTTGATCCTTGAACTACACTTAAATGCTGCAATGAAGGCTGTAATAATACGTAATTTGATGATGTAATAGGGTAAGGTTATGCTCTGACTCTAAGACTGTGCTGCAAGAATATCTACTGAGAGAGCTGTAATATTTAACCTTCAAATGTAGCTTTAAATggtattttataatattttaaaataagagaataaattagttttttccCCTCTACAATGGCCTCTTCTGAATAGAGACGAAGAGctgtttcttgtatttttgcaacaatgacaaaagataaattaatttaatttaagaaaatgtCTTCgatttccctcttttctcttgtATATGCTGGAAAAAAATTTTAATGTATGCATCAAGGTTTTTAGAGGAAAATGCTAAATACATTGATCCAAAGTGTCATTTCACATGGTATTGTATAATTGATTTAATGCAGCTTCTTAACATTGGCCTCCGTTGCATCCTCAGTTGCATCTGACAGTCCTCAGGTTAATGGTGTGAAAACAGGGACCCTGCTTTTCTCAACCTGTCAAGTGGTAATTGGCCAACGGTTTCCTTTAATAGCAGTCTGCCACAGGGACTGCAAACACCTCTTAAATTGTGTACAAAATAATTGGTGGGGCTGGAACAAGGAGAGCATGCAGTAAACATGAATCCTAGGCTTTAAGTGCAACATTTCAATACCAGCATATGCAATATAAGTACATTCTTCTCGTCTTATCTTGATAAAGTCTAATTAATGTCTTCTTGTCTCTATATTGCAGACTATCCATCCGTGCTCACGAGAGAGACGCAGAAAGGAAGACAGTGGAGGAAACAATAAGATGAGACCATTTAATGATGGTAACCACTAAGGAGAAAAGCACAAGCCAACCTGAGGTTTTGAAATCTCTTTTAAGCATCACCACTGCAGGCAAACCTTAATGAATGAAATTCAGTAAAAAGGCAGATTTTTTTGATTGGTACATGGGGACAATACCATCCATCAATGAAGAGGAGACAAATAAATGGATTGTTTCTAGCCCTGAGAACAGTTGAACATCAGGCTAATTTTCAAACAAGGTCATTCCAGCTGTACTGAGACCACAGTGGTATCACCCTGCTCTCATTTTTCTGGCCCTGCACATGACTCTCAGAGAAGCACCAATGGCCTGCAGCTTAGGCATGGTGATGAGTGCCTTGTTTTGGTCTGTAGCCATTGTGTATTTGACTCATATTGACAGAGTCAATGGAGACTGCTGGCTTATTGAGGGTGAAAAGGGCTTTGTATGGCTTGCAATTTGTAGCCAAAACCAACCACCTTATGAGGCCATCCCACAGCATATCAACAGCACCATTGTGGACCTTCgtctgaatgaaaacaaaatcaaaagtaTCCATTATTCTGCCCTTAGTCGCTTTGCCAACTTGACCTACCTGAACCTGACTAAGAATGAAATCTCCTACGTAGAGGATGGGGCCTTTTCTGCTCAGTTTAACTTACAAGTCCTTCAAATGGGCTTCAACAAGTTGCGGAACCTGACAGAGGGGATCCTCAGGGGTTTAGGAAAGCTGCAGTACCTCTACCTCCAGGCAAACCTGATTGAGACTGTGACACCCAATGCCTTTTGGGAATGCCCCAACATTGAGAACATTGACCTCTCCATGAACCGTATCCAGCAGTTAGATGGATCCACATTTACCAGTTTGACTAAACTTACCACCTGTGAGCTGTACACAAATCCTTTCAACTGCTCCTGTGAATTACTTGGTTTTGTCAAATGGCTCTCAGTTTTCCCTAACAGGACAAATGAGCGGATGGTTTGCGATTCCCCACCTGGCGTCTCTGGTTATAGTTTATTGAGCCAGATTCCGAACAAGCCAACATATCGAAATGCTCTCCACCTGCTCACCACTGTGTGTACTGATGACTATGTGACACCATTTTTTCCTGTGCCCATTGAGCCAACGACACCTCCTCCGGACATGACACTTTGTGGGCTAGAAGATTGTCCTTCAGGCACAGAACCAGAAGACATTACCATCAGTACAACCTACAATGATGTGGAAGCAAACCCTGTGATGAAACTGAAGCAAGTAACGAATACAGGCGCCACCATCACGGTTCAGATTCCTCATCCCTACAAGAAGATGTACATCCTGGTTCTGTACAACAACAGTTTTTTCACAGATATCCAAAACCTGAAAGATATAAAGGAGGATATTGAACTGAAAAACCTTAAACCCCACACTAACTATACATACTGTGTTGCTTCAATTCGTAATTCTCTTAGACACAACCACACTTGTCTGACAATCCCTACTGGCCCTAGGAATGGAAAGGGTAGAGTCGTTAACAATGCAACAGCTACTCACTACATTATGACAATTTTAGGCTGCCTCTTTAGCATGGTCATTTTTCTTGGGGTGGTCTACTACTGCTTAAGAAGAAAGCGTCAGCAAgatgaaaagcacaaaaaagcaGGAAGCTTGAAGAAGAATATTATGGAACTCAAATATGGACAAGAACTGGAAGGAGGGACTATTTCTCGAATGTCACAGAAGCAGTTGTTGGCCGGGGACAGCATGGCACGTATGCCATACTTACCATCTGCAAGTGAAATGGAGCAGTACAAATTTCATGATATAAGTGATACTCCTAAAATGATGAAGGGGAATTACATGGATGTGCGAAGTGTGGACCACCATGAACGCAGGGAGTGTGACATGGGAATGGCTGGGAATAGCCAGGGGTCAGTGGCAGAGATTTCCACCATTGCAAAAGAGGTGGATAAAGTCAATCAGATAATTAACAACTGTATAGATGCTCTGAAGTCAGAATCCACGTCCTTTCAAGGGGTGAAATCTGGAGCAGTGTCCACCGCAGAGCCCCAGCTCGTATTATTATCAGAGCACCCACAGAGTAAATCTGCCCTTCTGTCCCCAGTGTATAAGGACAGCTACCATCATTCTCTGCAGAGGCATCGGACCTCCGATGTCTCGCCAAAGAGGCCCAGCACTGCCACAGGAGGGCCCATGCGAAGCCCCAGGCCTTATCGCTCTGAATCCAAGTACATAGAGAAAACCACCCCAACAGGAGAGACCATACTCACTGTAACACCTGCTGCCGCTATCCTGAGGGCTGAGGCAGAGAAGATCCGTCAGTACAGCGACCACCGACACTCGTATCCTGATGCTCAGATAGAGGAGCTTGAAGGACCTGACAGCCACAAGTCCTCCATGTTGGAGCCTCTTACTCACTCCCGCTCCAGAGACTTAGCATATTCTCAACTCTCATCTCAGTATCACAATCTAAGCTACTCCTCAAGTCCCGAATACTACTGCAAACCTTCACACAGCATCTGGGAGCGATTCAAGCTCCATCGGAAAAGGCACAAAGATGAGGAATACATGGCCGCGGGCCATGCGCTACGTAAGAAAGTCCAGTTTGCAAAGGATGAGGACCTGCATGATATTTTAGACTACTGGAAAGGTGTATCAGCCCAACATAAATCATAACCTCTTTTAGGTGTTTTTAAATGGACTACACATTGCAGAAATGACACAAGAACCTCATCAGACAATTGAATCAATGGATACTTCCATATTATAATCAACTAC
The genomic region above belongs to Thunnus albacares chromosome 17, fThuAlb1.1, whole genome shotgun sequence and contains:
- the elfn1a gene encoding protein ELFN1 — translated: MTLREAPMACSLGMVMSALFWSVAIVYLTHIDRVNGDCWLIEGEKGFVWLAICSQNQPPYEAIPQHINSTIVDLRLNENKIKSIHYSALSRFANLTYLNLTKNEISYVEDGAFSAQFNLQVLQMGFNKLRNLTEGILRGLGKLQYLYLQANLIETVTPNAFWECPNIENIDLSMNRIQQLDGSTFTSLTKLTTCELYTNPFNCSCELLGFVKWLSVFPNRTNERMVCDSPPGVSGYSLLSQIPNKPTYRNALHLLTTVCTDDYVTPFFPVPIEPTTPPPDMTLCGLEDCPSGTEPEDITISTTYNDVEANPVMKLKQVTNTGATITVQIPHPYKKMYILVLYNNSFFTDIQNLKDIKEDIELKNLKPHTNYTYCVASIRNSLRHNHTCLTIPTGPRNGKGRVVNNATATHYIMTILGCLFSMVIFLGVVYYCLRRKRQQDEKHKKAGSLKKNIMELKYGQELEGGTISRMSQKQLLAGDSMARMPYLPSASEMEQYKFHDISDTPKMMKGNYMDVRSVDHHERRECDMGMAGNSQGSVAEISTIAKEVDKVNQIINNCIDALKSESTSFQGVKSGAVSTAEPQLVLLSEHPQSKSALLSPVYKDSYHHSLQRHRTSDVSPKRPSTATGGPMRSPRPYRSESKYIEKTTPTGETILTVTPAAAILRAEAEKIRQYSDHRHSYPDAQIEELEGPDSHKSSMLEPLTHSRSRDLAYSQLSSQYHNLSYSSSPEYYCKPSHSIWERFKLHRKRHKDEEYMAAGHALRKKVQFAKDEDLHDILDYWKGVSAQHKS